A stretch of the Clavibacter sp. B3I6 genome encodes the following:
- a CDS encoding DUF4244 domain-containing protein — MHRVLDRRGSGSGAGSGDAGAATAEYAIATMAAVAFAGLLVVILQSDEVRGMLLDLVRRALTYDR; from the coding sequence GTGCACCGGGTCCTCGATCGTCGCGGTTCCGGTTCCGGTGCCGGCTCCGGTGACGCCGGCGCGGCCACGGCCGAGTACGCCATCGCGACCATGGCCGCGGTGGCGTTCGCCGGCCTGCTCGTGGTCATCCTGCAGAGCGACGAGGTGCGGGGGATGCTGCTGGACCTCGTGCGGCGCGCTCTCACGTACGACCGGTGA
- a CDS encoding type II secretion system F family protein yields MVRRVAAGDGTDPLAVRVAAAAATAAAASAGRSGGRSGGDAAGAWRALAVGLEVADRTGAPLARSLVRLAETLVDVARVRRDAGTALAGPVATARTVLLMPAAGILLAAGLGFDPVRVLVTTVPGAACLVVGSSLVAVGWRWNRGLVRQAMPRDPAPGLVLDLVATAMTGGASVPRAVAVVRRACQRAGLPAEAPLEAAADVVEVAARTGAPVAVLLRSEAGRARRDAGTQAERAAARLAARLMLPLGVCILPAFLAVGVVPMLLAVLSSTLGRG; encoded by the coding sequence GTGGTGCGCCGGGTCGCCGCGGGCGACGGGACGGATCCGCTCGCCGTGCGCGTCGCTGCGGCAGCTGCTACGGCCGCTGCCGCCTCCGCCGGTCGGTCGGGTGGCCGGTCCGGCGGCGATGCGGCCGGAGCGTGGCGCGCCCTCGCCGTCGGCCTCGAGGTGGCGGACCGGACCGGGGCGCCGCTCGCCCGGTCGCTCGTCCGCCTCGCCGAGACCCTCGTGGACGTCGCGCGCGTCCGTCGCGATGCGGGCACGGCGCTCGCGGGCCCGGTGGCGACCGCGCGCACGGTGCTCCTCATGCCCGCGGCGGGGATCCTGCTGGCCGCGGGACTCGGCTTCGACCCGGTGCGCGTGCTCGTCACCACCGTGCCCGGCGCTGCCTGCCTGGTGGTCGGGTCCTCGCTCGTCGCGGTCGGCTGGCGCTGGAACCGCGGACTGGTGCGCCAGGCCATGCCTCGAGATCCGGCGCCCGGCCTGGTACTCGACCTCGTGGCCACGGCGATGACGGGAGGCGCCTCCGTCCCCCGCGCGGTCGCCGTCGTCCGGCGGGCGTGCCAGCGCGCGGGCCTCCCCGCCGAGGCCCCGCTCGAGGCCGCGGCGGACGTCGTGGAGGTGGCCGCCCGGACGGGCGCCCCCGTCGCCGTCCTGCTCCGCAGCGAGGCCGGACGCGCCCGTCGGGACGCGGGCACCCAGGCTGAGCGGGCTGCCGCGCGGCTCGCGGCGCGCCTGATGCTGCCGCTCGGCGTGTGCATCCTGCCGGCCTTCCTGGCCGTGGGCGTCGTCCCGATGCTGCTGGCCGTCCTGTCCTCAACACTCGGCCGCGGATGA
- a CDS encoding TadA family conjugal transfer-associated ATPase has product MSGAPAGVDHPDGGEGRRIVACRPASPEAGAVAVAVPAVPPRHAPAALGALAELVRDPRTTDVFVNGDGEVWADRGAGPEPRPDVDLGGEPDVRALAVRLAAEGGRHLDEAAPCVDVRLGDGVRVHAVLPPVSTRGTLLSIRLPSRARPTLDVLDAAGAFPPGCRALLEEAVRRRTNLLITGAAGSGKTTLLGALLARADPRERIVLVEDVAELRVRHPHVVSLEARQANIEGAGELPLPRLVREALRMRPDRLVVGECRGAEIRELLGALNTGHDGGAGTLHANGVADVPARLEALGALAGMDAVTTARQTVSAVGLVIHLARTPEGRRVAAAGRLTTGEDGRLRVLPVRWSAGAAPPDRPAVASSVPDGTGRRA; this is encoded by the coding sequence GTGTCGGGAGCGCCGGCCGGCGTCGACCATCCGGACGGGGGCGAGGGGCGGCGCATCGTCGCCTGCCGTCCCGCGTCGCCGGAGGCCGGTGCCGTCGCCGTCGCCGTCCCCGCCGTCCCTCCCCGGCATGCGCCGGCGGCCCTCGGGGCGCTCGCGGAGCTGGTGCGGGATCCGCGGACCACCGACGTCTTCGTCAACGGTGATGGCGAGGTGTGGGCGGACCGCGGGGCGGGTCCCGAGCCGAGGCCGGACGTCGACCTCGGCGGCGAGCCCGACGTGCGCGCCCTCGCCGTGCGCCTCGCCGCCGAGGGCGGACGGCACCTCGACGAGGCGGCGCCGTGCGTCGACGTGCGGCTGGGCGACGGGGTGCGCGTCCACGCCGTGCTGCCGCCCGTCTCGACCCGCGGCACGCTCCTGTCGATCCGGCTGCCCTCCCGCGCCCGACCCACGCTCGACGTGCTCGATGCGGCCGGCGCGTTCCCGCCGGGCTGCCGGGCGCTGCTCGAGGAGGCGGTGCGCCGACGCACGAACCTCCTCATCACGGGCGCCGCCGGCAGCGGCAAGACCACCCTGCTCGGCGCGCTCCTCGCCCGGGCGGATCCCCGGGAGCGCATCGTGCTCGTCGAGGACGTCGCCGAGCTGCGCGTGCGGCACCCGCACGTCGTGTCGCTCGAGGCGCGGCAGGCGAACATCGAGGGGGCCGGCGAGCTGCCGCTCCCGCGGCTGGTCCGCGAGGCGCTGCGGATGCGGCCCGACAGGCTGGTCGTGGGGGAGTGCCGGGGCGCGGAGATCCGAGAGCTGCTGGGAGCGCTGAACACCGGGCACGACGGCGGAGCGGGCACGCTGCACGCCAACGGCGTCGCCGACGTCCCCGCACGGCTCGAGGCGCTCGGTGCGCTCGCCGGGATGGACGCCGTGACCACCGCGCGGCAGACCGTGAGCGCGGTCGGCCTCGTGATCCACCTCGCCCGGACGCCAGAGGGGCGTCGGGTCGCGGCTGCCGGCCGTCTGACGACGGGAGAGGACGGTCGACTGCGCGTGCTGCCCGTGCGCTGGAGCGCGGGAGCGGCGCCCCCGGACCGACCCGCCGTCGCGTCGTCGGTGCCCGACGGCACCGGGAGGCGGGCGTGA
- the acs gene encoding acetate--CoA ligase translates to MTMSTNPESPEPGSRSAAARDHDEEGATSASRPSAAPDPGPVHPPSDAFRATRVADESLAEAAAADRLAFWADRARELVTWETPFETVLDWSDAPVARWFPEGRLNVAYNCLDRHVLAGHGDRVALHWEGEPGDTRDLTYAELTAEVKRAANALRDLGVGAGDRVAIYLPMIPEAVVAMLAVARIGAVHSVVFGGFSAESLRARIDDAEARVVITADGGWRKGKVFPLKPAVDAALVGSAGSVEHVLVVKRGENEVDWDDARDLWWHERVAAADAEHEAEAFEAEHPLFILYTSGTTGKPKGILHTSGGYLTQVAYTHRNVFDLHPETDVYWCTADVGWVTGHSYVVYGPLANGATQVIYEGTPDTPEPGRWWDIVEKHGVTILYAAPTAIRSFMKTGREIPDARDLSSIRLLGSVGEPINPEAWRWYRDVIGGGDVPVVDTWWQTETGGIMISALPGVTATKPGSAQAPIPGISVAVVDDQGEPVARGESGLLVVTEPWPGMLRGIWGDPERYRETYWDRFGDRYFAGDGARLDEDGDIWLLGRVDDVMNVSGHRLSTAEIESSLVAHPYVAEAAVVGASDEATGQAVVAFVILRTAEASALGDEDPNEVLRKHVSDQIGAIAKPRRVFVVQELPKTRSGKIMRRLLRDVAEGRAVGDTTTLADTQVMQVITERMSAG, encoded by the coding sequence ATGACGATGTCCACGAACCCCGAATCGCCCGAGCCCGGATCCCGGAGCGCCGCCGCACGCGACCACGACGAGGAGGGTGCGACGAGCGCGTCCCGCCCGTCCGCGGCGCCCGATCCCGGCCCCGTCCACCCGCCGTCGGACGCGTTCCGCGCGACGCGCGTCGCCGACGAGTCCCTGGCCGAGGCCGCCGCCGCCGACCGCCTCGCGTTCTGGGCCGACCGGGCCCGCGAGCTCGTGACCTGGGAGACCCCGTTCGAGACGGTGCTCGACTGGTCGGACGCCCCCGTCGCGCGCTGGTTCCCCGAGGGACGCCTCAACGTCGCGTACAACTGCCTCGACCGGCATGTGCTGGCCGGGCACGGCGACCGCGTGGCGCTGCACTGGGAGGGCGAGCCGGGCGACACCCGCGACCTCACCTACGCCGAGCTCACGGCCGAGGTCAAGCGCGCCGCCAACGCCCTCCGAGACCTGGGCGTGGGCGCCGGCGATCGCGTCGCGATCTACCTCCCGATGATCCCCGAGGCGGTCGTCGCGATGCTGGCCGTCGCGCGCATCGGAGCCGTGCACTCGGTCGTCTTCGGCGGCTTCAGCGCGGAGAGCCTCCGCGCCCGCATCGACGACGCCGAGGCGCGCGTGGTCATCACGGCGGACGGCGGCTGGCGCAAGGGCAAGGTCTTCCCGCTGAAGCCCGCCGTCGACGCGGCGCTCGTCGGCTCGGCGGGGTCCGTCGAGCACGTCCTCGTCGTCAAGCGCGGCGAGAACGAGGTGGACTGGGACGACGCGCGCGACCTCTGGTGGCACGAGCGCGTCGCCGCGGCGGACGCGGAGCACGAGGCGGAGGCGTTCGAGGCCGAGCACCCCCTCTTCATCCTCTACACGAGCGGCACGACCGGGAAGCCGAAGGGGATCCTGCACACCTCCGGCGGGTACCTCACCCAGGTCGCCTACACGCACCGCAACGTCTTCGACCTGCACCCGGAGACCGACGTCTACTGGTGCACGGCCGACGTCGGCTGGGTCACCGGCCACAGCTACGTCGTCTACGGGCCGCTCGCGAACGGCGCCACGCAGGTGATCTACGAGGGCACGCCCGACACCCCGGAGCCCGGGCGCTGGTGGGACATCGTGGAGAAGCACGGGGTGACGATCCTCTACGCGGCCCCGACGGCGATCCGCTCCTTCATGAAGACGGGACGCGAGATCCCGGACGCCCGCGACCTCTCCTCCATCCGGCTGCTCGGCTCCGTCGGCGAGCCCATCAACCCGGAGGCCTGGCGCTGGTACCGCGACGTGATCGGCGGCGGCGACGTCCCCGTGGTCGACACGTGGTGGCAGACGGAGACCGGCGGCATCATGATCTCCGCCCTGCCGGGCGTCACGGCGACCAAGCCCGGATCCGCGCAGGCGCCGATCCCCGGCATCTCGGTCGCGGTGGTCGACGACCAGGGCGAGCCGGTGGCGCGCGGCGAGAGCGGCCTCCTGGTCGTGACGGAGCCCTGGCCCGGCATGCTGCGCGGCATCTGGGGCGACCCGGAGCGCTACCGCGAGACCTACTGGGACCGCTTCGGCGACCGCTACTTCGCGGGCGACGGCGCCCGGCTCGACGAGGACGGCGACATCTGGCTCCTCGGCCGCGTGGACGACGTGATGAACGTCTCCGGCCACCGCCTGTCCACCGCGGAGATCGAGTCGTCGCTCGTCGCGCACCCGTACGTGGCCGAGGCCGCCGTCGTGGGCGCCTCCGACGAGGCGACGGGGCAGGCCGTGGTGGCCTTCGTGATCCTCCGCACCGCCGAGGCGAGCGCGCTCGGCGACGAGGACCCGAACGAGGTGCTGCGCAAGCACGTATCCGACCAGATCGGCGCGATCGCGAAGCCGCGGCGCGTGTTCGTGGTGCAGGAGCTGCCCAAGACGCGCTCCGGGAAGATCATGCGCCGGCTCCTGCGCGACGTGGCGGAGGGGCGGGCCGTCGGCGACACCACCACGCTCGCGGACACGCAGGTGATGCAGGTCATCACGGAGCGGATGAGCGCCGGCTGA
- a CDS encoding RidA family protein, with translation MGAISDRLAELGIELPAVAAPVAAYVPAVAHGGLVYTSGQLPFVDGALAATGKVGAEVSAEDAKGHARTCALNGLAAAAAAAGGIDRIARVVKVTGFVASAEGFTGQPGVINGASEVLGEILGDAGIHARSAVGVAELPLGSPVEVELVVALVD, from the coding sequence ATGGGCGCGATCTCCGACCGCCTCGCCGAGCTCGGCATCGAGCTGCCCGCGGTCGCGGCGCCCGTCGCGGCCTACGTCCCCGCCGTCGCGCACGGCGGCCTCGTCTACACGAGCGGCCAGCTGCCCTTCGTCGACGGCGCGCTCGCCGCGACCGGCAAGGTCGGCGCCGAGGTGTCGGCCGAGGACGCGAAGGGGCACGCCCGCACCTGCGCCCTGAACGGCCTCGCCGCAGCGGCGGCCGCGGCCGGCGGCATCGACCGCATCGCCCGCGTCGTGAAGGTCACGGGCTTCGTCGCCTCGGCCGAGGGCTTCACCGGCCAGCCCGGCGTGATCAACGGCGCGAGCGAGGTGCTGGGGGAGATCCTCGGCGACGCCGGCATCCACGCGCGCTCCGCCGTGGGCGTCGCGGAGCTCCCGCTCGGCTCTCCCGTCGAGGTCGAGCTCGTGGTGGCGCTGGTCGACTAG